In Polypterus senegalus isolate Bchr_013 chromosome 12, ASM1683550v1, whole genome shotgun sequence, the following are encoded in one genomic region:
- the crybb1 gene encoding beta-crystallin B1: MSQTAKAATSQGTDSKEKGTPAPASKATKTGEPSMGSYRIIIYEQENFQGRHMEFQNECVNLCDRGFDRVRSLRVECGPWVAYEQSNFRGEMFILEKGEYPRWDTWSNSYRSDCFMSFRPVRMDNQEHKICLFECADFKGNKMEIHEDDVPSLWAYGFCDRVGSVRVPCGTWVGYQYPGYRGYQYLFECGDYRHWNEWCAFQPQIQSMRRIRDMQWHQKGCFNFTMAAK, from the exons ATGTCCCAAACTGCCAAGGCAGCCACCAGCCAGGGTACTGACTCTAAGGAGAAGGGCACACCTGCACCTGCCAGTAAGGCTACTAAGACTGGAGAGCCCAGCATGGGCTCCTACAGG ATCATCATCTATGAACAGGAGAACTTCCAGGGACGTCACATGGAGTTCCAGAATGAATGTGTGAACCTATGTGACCGAGGCTTTGACCGCGTGCGCAGTTTGAGAGTGGAATGTGGCCC CTGGGTTGCATACGAGCAGAGCAATTTCCGTGGGGAGATGTTTATCCTGGAGAAAGGAGAGTATCCTCGCTGGGACACCTGGTCCAACAGCTACAGGAGCGACTGCTTCATGTCCTTCCGCCCAGTTCGAATG GACAACCAAGAGCACAAGATCTGCCTTTTTGAATGTGCCGACTTCAAGGGTAACAAGATGGAGATTCATGAGGATGATGTGCCCAGCTTGTGGGCTTATGGGTTCTGTGACCGGGTGGGAAGTGTGAGAGTGCCCTGTGGAAC TTGGGTGGGATACCAGTATCCTGGCTACAGAGGTTACCAGTACCTGTTTGAGTGTGGAGATTACAGACACTGGAATGAATGGTGTGCCTTCCAGCCTCAGATCCAGTCCATGCGCCGCATTCGTGATATGCAGTGGCACCAGAAAGGATGCTTCAACTTCACCATGGCAGCCAAGTGA
- the cryba4 gene encoding beta-crystallin A4, whose protein sequence is MTHHCTKFSGHWKIIVWDEECFQGRKHEFTSECYNVMDFGFETVRSFRVESGAWVGYEHSAFQGQQFVLERGEYPRWEAWSGSNAYHIERMTSFRPIACANHRECRMTIYERENYLGRKGELSDDYPSLQAMGWCNNEVGSLRVQSGAWVCYQYPGYRGFQYIMECDRHSGEYKHWREWGSHAQTFQVQSIRRIQQ, encoded by the exons ATGACTCACCACTGCACAAAATTCTCTGGCCACTGGAAG ATCATCGTTTGGGACGAGGAATGTTTCCAGGGTCGCAAGCACGAATTCACTTCAGAATGTTATAACGTTATGGACTTCGGCTTCGAGACGGTGCGCTCCTTCCGCGTGGAGAGCGGCGC GTGGGTGGGCTATGAACACTCGGCTTTCCAGGGTCAACAGTTTGTTTTGGAGAGGGGCGAGTATCCGCGCTGGGAGGCCTGGAGCGGCAGCAACGCCTACCACATCGAGAGGATGACCTCATTCCGCCCCATCGCCTGTGCG AATCACCGCGAGTGCAGGATGACCATCTATGAACGTGAGAACTACCTTGGACGCAAGGGGGAGCTCAGTGACGACTACCCGTCCCTGCAGGCCATGGGTTGGTGCAACAATGAGGTCGGCTCTTTGCGAGTGCAGTCCGGAGC GTGGGTGTGCTACCAGTATCCCGGATACCGCGGCTTCCAGTACATTATGGAGTGCGATCGCCACTCAGGAGAGTACAAACACTGGCGGGAATGGGGATCTCACGCACAGACTTTCCAAGTGCAGTCCATTCGACGCATCCAGCAGTGA